The Tursiops truncatus isolate mTurTru1 chromosome 11, mTurTru1.mat.Y, whole genome shotgun sequence genomic sequence CATGGGAATGGCTCTCCTGGGACGAGCCACACATGCTGGTGACAGGTGCATCAGGGCTCCCACCCAGACTCCAAATACAGAGCCCTTGGCAGGGAGCCTGCACATGGCTGGCAGTCCCCCCCAGAGCCTCACAGAATCCTGGCTCCCCATTCTGTCAGAACTTGGCCAGCTCTGGGTGGTCAGAGTCAGCGCTGAGGCACTCTGGTGCAGCGGCTCAGAGATGGGCTTTTACTTGAGGGCTTACACCCAACTCTGCAAAGGACTGAGGCGGCGCACAGGCTCTTCACAGTGTAGCAAGAAGAGGCTGGGCAGGCGGTGCGAGGAGGATGGGGTGAGGACAGGCACCCGGATCCAGAcccagggccaggcaggtggAGTTCAGCAGAAGCCAGAGGGGTGACCGCGCTAATCCTGTGGCTGGCCGCTACGCCCCATGGGGAcatctccccactctcccctgccGCCTGTGTCAAGTGACGGCGTGCAGGGGGAGGCCTGGGGGGGgtcgggggaggagggagagaatgcAGCCTATACACACCCCTTGTCCTTCCAGAAAATGGAGCTGGCACTGGTGCCCCTGAATGCCCACGGCACCTTCTATGAGGGGGACTGCTACATCATCCTCTCGGTGAGCACCATGCCCCCCATTCCCATGAGCTGCTCCCCTGAGAGCCAGCTCTGGGGCCCCACTGGGAGATCTGCCCGTGAGGTTAATCTGGTATCCATCTTGATTCTTCCTCGCTTTTATATAGAACAGGCCTCCAGTTTGACTATCAAAGGGTTTCTTAGGCCAGGGTTTTAAATTTTGCATCAGAGGGTATGGGTGTGGCCCTCAGTCTGAACCTCAGCGAGTCGCCTACAGCAGCacttctccctctgggacccaGACCCCAGATTACAGTGCTGTGAAGGAAGGCCAGGTGGAAACAAGGCCACCTCTGGCCTCAAAGTACTCATCTAGCGGAGGAAACAATCTCCCACGTGGACAGCACTGACAGAGCCATGCAGATGGACAGCAGCGCTGTGCCAGATGTGCAAGTGCAGGGGTGCGAAAGAGCAGCAAGAAAAGCCTGCAGTCCAACCCGGAAAAGATCCCCATTGGTCTCTGTTTATTTTGAGAACAATAAGCTGTCAACATTCCCCAAATGTGGGGAGGGATTTGCGCTGCCAGGGCTTGAGCCACGGAGGAGGTCTGCACCCAGGCCACTGCAGGGAGGGAGAGGCCCCGAGCCTGCCAAGGGCAGGACACAAGTCACCGTAGGCCACGTTCTTCCCACGCCAGAAGGGCCAGCAGCGAAGGGGAGGTGAGCTGGCCCCTGACCTGATCTCTCTGACTACATCCCAGACCCGGAGAGTGGGCAGCATCCTCTCCCAGGACATCCACTTCTGGATTGGGAAGGACTCCTCGCAGGATGAGAAGAGCTGCGCAGCAATCTACACTACGCAGCTGGATGACTACCTGGGGGGCAGCCCTGTGCAGCACCGGGAGGTCCAGTACCACGAGTCCGACACCTTCCACGGCTACTTCAAGCAGGGCATCATGTGAGTAGCTATGCACAGAGCAAGGACGTAAGCACAGTttaccaaagaggaaaccaaaagggccaaaatgtatatgaagaaagtcatcagagaaatgcaaatccaaacaaaGCCATCATTTCCGCCTACTAGAGCAGAGTAACTCAGAGAGCTGAGAGGCGCCAAGTGTCCTCGAAGCTCTGGGGAGACAGGTGCCCTGCTGGCGCAAGTGAGAACTGGCCCAGCATTCCGGAGAGTAGTCTGCTGCCACTGGGGCAGATCTCACCCCCGGCGTGTGACCCAAAGGAGCGCTCACCTTCCCAGGTCCATAAGGGCACATGAACCAGAACGTTCACATTAGTGGTGGTGGGAAGCTGCAGGCAATGTGGACAGGAAAAACTCCGCGACACAGCGGAGTACAATGCCACAGCTGGAAGCAACAGATTAGAGGCACATCTGACATGTGGACAGACCTTAAAAACATGGGGCTTAGGGAGCACAGGTAGAAACAGGCTTGAAATATAGAACAGAATGCcaatctctgttttaaaaaaagtacataaacTCAAAACAACAGGCCACATTTtaccagaatgaaaataaaaagactgatgTTAAACTGTTAGAATGGATGCTTATGGCGGGGAGAGAAAGGGGGGTAGGGTATGCAGATAAAAGGGAACACATAAATACTTACTACAAGAGAGGGGTCTCAATAAAGGCCAATGGTGAAAACCTTCCACGAACTGAGAAGCTTGATTACCTCAAAACTTTGCACTtgagattgaaaagaaaaaggaattccaATGAGCTTGAGAGTTCTGAGGCTGGTCCAAGGCCAGCCTCTTGCAGGTCAGCAGTCCCCACTGAGGACCTACTGGGCACAGAGCACCACACTGAGTCACCAAGGAACCCTCTGCTCCCCGTGGCTTTCTGCGTGCCCTTCACGTATGGGACCCctgggggaggctgggctggggtgagggcCAGGGGCGGGAGAGCGGATTCTTGGAGTGAGATGGTTTTTAAGGCCACGGTGTCATTAATGTTTCTGCTCCCGCCTGACTTGTGCCCCTCTCCCCATCACACGCGACATTCACACAGTTTCTAGAACGAAACAAAACAAGTTCTTCTGTGCTCTGGGGACTTCATCAGTGATGCACCCTCTGTCTGGAGAACTAGTCCTCTGGTGGTTGGTTCCTACTCTTAATATCCCAGCTCAAATGTCAGTCCTTCGGAGAAGACTGCCCTGAACATGCTGTCTGAGTGCACCTCTGTGGCAGTGGTGACCAGCATCTATGTTTACCTGCTCATTTACTGTCGTCACCCACGTGGGCAGAGGTTGCATGTGTGTGATCCACAACTGTCTccccagtacctagcacatagcaggtgctcaataaataacgGATGTTCCCTCAGCTACAAGAAGGGGGGTGTGGCCTCCGGGATGAAGCACGTGGAGACCAATACCTACGATGTGAAGCGGCTGCTGCACGTGAAGGGGAAGAGAAACATCAGGGCCACCGAGGTAAGTCCTGCCCCTTGTCTGTCCTGGGCCCAGGGCCTCTCCGCCTAGCACCTAAGAACTCCTCCTACATAATGTCTACCTCTCCCCTGCAGGTGGAAATGAGCTGGGACAGTTTTAACCGAGGTGATGTCTTCCTGCTGGACCTTGGGAAGGTCATCATCCAGTGGAATGGCCCAGAGAGCAGCAGCAGGGAGCGTCTGAAGGTGTGGCCTGTTCTGTtgctccctcccccacccgccgCGGGGCCTCACGGGCTTGCACTCCCTCAGTtgccctttccttcttctttcctcgCTGGCTCTTTCCTGCCCTTCAAGCCAGACCCCTGCCTTTGAGCAGCATCTGTTTCAGAGACAGGCCACGTATGTGAGCCTGCGACTCAGCATCAGGGTAACTTCTGTGTCTGGGATCCAGGCTGCTCCTCCGGTCCTCGGGCTTTTTTACAGGCTATGCTCCTGGCAAAGCATATTCGGGACAGGGAGCGAGGGGGCCATGCTGAAATAGGAGTGATCGAGGGAGACAAGGAGGCGGCCAGTCCAGAGCTGATGAAGGTCCTTCAGGACACCCTCGGGCAGCACTCCATTATCAAGCCTGCGGTCCCCGATGAGATCACAGATCAGCAGCAGAAATCAAATATCACGCTGTATCAGTGAGTAGCTAAGCCTGGCTGCTGGCTGGAAGCTGGGGTAGGGGGAAGGTGTCCCCCCAGAAAACTTCTGCTTCGCTCCTCGTTTGGGGCGCAAGTGACTGGCTTTCTTTCGGTCTTTTTCAAATGCAGCTTCTATAAGGAGCTCGGTGTTCCCCGAGCAGCTACCATCTGCTCTTGTTAGCAACTCTTCCTCGTCTCTGGGGGAGACCATTTCTTTGCTCAGATCTATACGTGCCTAGGGATGTGGACAGGATAACGTTCGGAAGAGAGATGCACAAAAGTCTCCTCCACAGAACAGAGTCCATCACATTCCTGTCTGCATTCAAGCCATGCCTGTCACAAGAAGTTGAACTCTACCCAGAAACTCCATTCTAAGACAAAGCCATGAAATATCAGATTGACTACACGATGCTTTGTAGAAGAGAAGGTACAGGCTAACCTCTCCCCTTCTCTAGTGTCTCAGACTCAGCTGGGCAGCTGGCGGTCACAGATGTAGCAACGAGGCCTCTGGTCCAGGGCTTACTGAACCATGATGTAAGTAGAGCTTGGGTGGGCTTGGCTTGGGGTAGCCAGACCTGGCTTCAGAGGCAGACTCTAGGGAAAGGCCTTCCTCATGGTCTTGGGCAGGAGTAACCACTTTTATCCCTGACCGTCTGCTTCAGGACTGCTACATCCTGGACCAAAGTGGAACCAAGATCTATGTGTGGAAAGGAAGAGGAGCCACAAAGGTTGAGAAACAGATGGCCATGTCTAAAGCTCTGGTAGGAGCTATGGATGTGCAATATTGTCCAAAAAATTCTGTCCATAACACATCAGATGTGCTCAGAGAGCCATATTAGGCACCAGAGCATAGAACATCGCAGTTACATACATAACTTCAAAGTCAGACAGAcaaactgggattcaaatccaggtttaATGCCATCTCctggggtggttgtgaggattaagtaacatttataaagcactcagaacaatacctggcacacaCACCTGCTCAGTAAAAGGTGGCTGTTATTATTGAAGGAGGTATCACATATCAAGGTCAATggccctgtcctcaaggagcttatgaCATTGTGCAGACCCATGCAGATGAACCAGGCAGGATGCACTTACAAAGCAAAAAAGGGGCAAATGAAGGTGATACAAAGTCAGTAGAGTACAGGAGTGCTGAAGGAACACAGAATAGAGgatcttacaaaaaaaaaaaatcagtaataatcATGACAGGCCAATGAAGAGATGTCAGAATGTTCTACTCAGTCCTTTCCTTGAGGCAGGTAACTTGGTCCCTAGACAGAAGTGAGTTAGAATTTGACTCTAACTCTGAGAAGGGAACAGTCCTACCAACTGGCTTCACAGGGTTGAATCACCAGCCAAGTCAAGAGCCCAGTGCACTCCCGGACTGACCTGTcctttgggggcgggggggcaccCGCAGAACTTCATCAAGATGAAGGGCTACCCCAGCAGTACCAACGTGGAGACCGTCAGTGACGGTGCCGAGTCAGCCATGTTCAAGCAGCTGTTCCAGAAGTGGTCAGTGAAGGAACAGACCGTGGGTCTGGGGAAAACGTGCAGCATTGGTAAAATCGGTAAGATTGCCCCCAGATCGTGTTTTCACTGCCGGGACTCTGTAGAAAGGCAGGCACAGGTGCTTTTTGCTCACTTGGCTTCTCCTAACCCCTTCCGTGCAGCTAACGTTTCCCAGGATAAATTTGATGTGACTCTGCTGCACACCAAACCAGAGGTGGCAGCCCAGGAAAGAATGGTCGACGACGGCAACGGCAACGTTGAGGTAAGCCCAGTGACCCACATCCCAGGGCAGGCGGCAGCACTGGCCCTCCTGGCTGCTCTGCTCTACGGAAGAGACACGTGATTCCGTGTCtgctttgctttcctttccaCCTCTGGCACCTCAGGACTATTCAAAGAGGTGTCTGAGTCTGCAGGGTTTTCCCACAATTCTTCACATAAGTGAAAGGTAGATACTCCAGTGTGCTATCAATAACTCACCTGGCAGACATATTCAAATCATCTCTGAGCCATGATGGGGATGCATCTGACCAGGGACGATCCAGTTCTTGGGATTCAAATCATGCAAATGTGATAAGCCCTCACCACTGGAAAGAAGCACCAGAGCGGGAAGGTATACTTTGAATGGACGTTAGTGCCTCACCCACCTGGATTCTCTGCTAAGCATGGCCCAGTTCCCTCCAGGTAGCTGTTTCTTCACAGGACTCCCATCTCTGGGGAACTGTGTCTCCTTCTATGCCTAGGTCTGGAGAATTGAAAACCTAGAGCTGGTCCCCGTGGAGCATCAGCGGTATGGCTTCTTTTATGGGGGAGACTGCTATCTGGTTCTCTATACGTACGAGGTGCACGGGAAGCTGCACTACATCTTGTACATCTGGCAGGTAGGCCTGGGGCAGCCTCTCAGCTTTGGATCCTGGCGCCTCCTCTGGCCACTGAGCTAGGGCCGGGGGTAGCAGGGACCCATCGCACCCGCTCACCACTACAGGGCCGCCACGCCTCACAGGATGAGCTGGCAGCCTCGGCATACCAGGCGGTGGCGGTGGACCGGCAGTTTGATGGGGCCCCTGTGCAGGTTCGGGTTACCATGGGGAAGGAGCCACGCCACTTCATGGCCATCTTCAAAGGAAAGCTGGTTATCTTTGAGGTGAGAGCCCTCAGATAAAATTATACCATAAGCAGAATGCTCAGAACCAGCAGGTCAGCAGGAGACTACAGTAGAGGAGAGGAGGGGTAGAAAGCAGGGCTTGGGGAAGACATAGACAAGAAGCGGGTGAATCTCTCTAAGACACTGAAGTGAATCCCGACTGCCTAGGGCTTCAAGTCCAAACCACTGCCTAATTCATGTTCAAGGTCTTTTATAATCTGACCCGTATTACCTGTGCAGGCACATCACCCTCAGCTCCCTAGCCTACACACTCCACGCCAGTCAGGTGGGTGTCCTCATTAGACCTCACATGTGCCATATCATTACCTGTCCACCTCCCCCAGAGAATGTGCCCCTTCAGATTCAAGTTCCATTTCTTCCATGAAGCCCTGGCTGAAGCACTACCCCAAATGTATAATGTCACATGTTTGATATACGCAAGTCTGTGGTCAAGTCCTAGTCTTGTCATTTATTAGCCAAGTTTCTaagcctgtttccccatctgcactGTGGGATAATAATACCCACTTCACAAAGTTATTATGAGGATCTATAAGATGATGTAGATAAGGCACCAGCAAAGAGCCTGGCATATAACCAGGGTCTCATAATGAAAGCGAATACTATTGGTACCATAACTCCAGCTCACCTCAACCTCTCCCAGTTAGCCTAGAcgctccttgagggcaaagacGGTGTCAAACACATCCATGTTCTCCACAATGCTAGCCCAGTGCCCGGCGCATATGGTGCACCTTAGTTCCAGAcgctgcttttctctctctctagggTGGGACTTCCAGGAAGGGAAATGCCGAGCCCGATCCTCCAGTAAGCCTCTTCCAGATTCAAGGAAATGACAAATCTAACACCAAAGCGGTGGAGGTTCCAGCCTTCACCTCCTCCCTGAACTCCAATGATGTCTTTCTGCTGCGGACCCAGGCAGAGCACTACCTGTGGTATGGCAAGGTAGGATGGCTGGCCCAGTGGTCATACCAGCCCCTCAGAGCCCAGCGCTGCACCAACCCTCCTGTCAGCAAGGGCAAAGGAACTAAAGAGTGGGCTGGAGCAGTCCTCAAGAAAAGGAGCCTTTTCCTAAAGGATCTTCAAAGGGACTGACAATGTTCCCCACAATTAGGCCTCCAGTTAGAAACTCACTAACACACTGCTTACGTCCAGGAGACCCTCCATAAACCTCTGAACACATGGAGGCTGGACGCAGGCTGGATAAGTCAATCTTTCCACACCAGTTTGGTGGACTGTAACAGGACGGCCATGAACACTGAACAGAAACactaaaaatgtgatttttgtcAATTTAGATTGCATCTGCATTAGAAAGCACTAAAATTGTTTTGCAAAAGAGAATTgaacaggaaaagatgctcaacatcattagtcattagggaaatgcaaatgaaaaccccaatgagataccactacacacctattagaatgactgaaaaaaaaaagataatatcaagtgctggtgaggatgcgaAGCAATAGGAattctcacacattgctggtgggaatgcaaatacggcctttggagaacaatttgacagtttcttataaaacatacacttaccctatgacccagcaaccccattCCTGGGTATGTACCCATGCGAAATAAAAAACTAtcttcacacaaaaacctgtacacaaatgtttatagcaccaTTATTtgtaatcaccaaaaactggaagcaaaccAACTGGAGGATGGCTAAACAAACAGCGGtgcatccatacaatgggatactactcagctatGGAAAGAAACAAGCTGTGGACACCCACAACTGcaaggatgaatctcaaatgcattatgctaagtgcacaGTGCACTAGCACAGAGgccacatagtgtatgattccatttatgacatgctggaaaaggcaaaactatcaTGATGgggaacagatcagtggttgccagaggttaagGATTCAGGGAGGGTTTGACTACAAAGGGGTAGGTAGCCCGAGGGAAATTTTTTGCAGTGGTGAGATGactgttctgtttttgttgtggtggtggtagCATGATTCTATGCATTCGTCAGGAGTCATAGAACTCTACGGCAAAAAGAGTGAATTTtcctgtatataatttttaaaatacacttaagttttctcttaaaaaatagtCAAAAGTAGGTGCTAAAATTCCaactgaaagcaaaacaaaggtGACTTGTCAATATCCACTGTGGGTTTCAGAGTTTAGTCTTGTCCTTTGCCACCACTGTTTTCCTCCGTGTCCCCGCCCCTTGCCCCCTGCCCTTCCCAGCACCAGAACAAACCTATCTATCTCCCCGTCCTGAGGTACTGTGGCTTGGTAGATGATCCTGGCTGCACTGAGCTATTAGTCTCAGACACTTTTTTCCCACATCAATGTGCCTGTGTGCAGCTAACATCTgtgttctccccaccccactctcaGGGGTCCAGTGGGGATGAGCGGGCAATGGCTAAGGAGCTGGCCGGGCTTCTCTGTGATGGCACCGAGAACACAGTGGCTGAGGGCCAGGAGCCAGCTGAGTTCTGGGACGTGCTGGGAGGAAAAACTCCCTATGCCAATGACAAAAGGTACAGGACCACAGCATCCCCTCCTCTTGGCTCCCCCTGCCTACAGACTTGTGAACAGCACATGATTCTAAGCAGCTCAGTTCCTCTACTAAATGGACTGTATTGCAGACTACAGCAGGAAATCCTAGATGTCCAGTCCCGTCTCTTTGAATGTTCCAATAAGACTGGCCGTTTCACTGTCACTGAGATCACAGACTTCACCCAGGATGACCTGAACCCAGATGACGTGATGCTCCTGGATACCTGGGACCAGGTAAGACAGCCAGAGAGCTTAGAACAAATGACAAAGATCCTCAAGCTTTAGGCTATTTTTTGTGTAGTacctctccccaacccccccaGATAAAGCCAGGGTAGCCCTGGACCATCCCCAAGCCAATCAAACATTTGTCAGTGGTGACCAAAGGAAGAACCTGCTTTTTGCCAGGGCTGGAGAGAATAGAAGGTTGTTTAAAACTCACCATCCTGGGAATTTTCCCACTTTGCTTTAGGAAAATCATGCCATCCTATCATCACGCACTCCATTCTCTCAGGACCAAGGGCAGCAGGCTCCACACCCAGGGATATGGGCCTTTTAGGGAACAAAGGGATATGAAAGCGTATCTTCAAGGCCACCCCTTCGCCACATcccattttcttcagttttgctCAGCAAACATACTCAACACCTTGTCTGTTCTAATCACTGTGCTGGGTGTGGTGTCACCAAGGCCAAGGGCCTCATCCTACTCTCAGAGTTTACAGGCTGAGCGGGGGTGGAGGAGACCGGACATAGAAACATCATTTTAGTATGAGGGAGGTACGTATGAGGTGCCATGGGAGCACAAATAAGGGGCACTCAACACAGTTTAGGGGCTTAGTGAAGACTTTCTGGAGGAGATGGCTCCCAGACTCAAAGGATAAACAGGCATTAATCAGGTAGAGGGCATTCAGGCAAAGGAAAACCAAGGCATGAATAGTCTAGTATACAGGGAACTACAAATAGTATCGTCAGAGCACAGGACAGAGTTAAAGAGCACGCTAGAGGTGGAGCTAAAGAAGTAGCGGTGGGCCTTACCTACCACGTCAAGAAGTTTGAAATTCATCCGGGAAAGCTACTGAAATTTAAGCAGGCGAGTGACATGGTCAGACTGTGCTTTAGATAGATCACTCTGGCGAGTGTAGGAGAGGAGGGATGGCTTATGAGGAAAAAGACTGTATGTTGGGAGACCAATCAGCAGACTACTGTCCTAGTCCAGTAAGAGCAGCTGCTGGCCCACACAGGAGCTGTGGAGTAGAGACAGAGGGATGGTGACAGATTGGACAAAAGCATAGGAGGTAAATTAGCTAAGTCCTGGTGTTATGGAAGGCATTTAGGATGACTCCCAGGTTATTGCCTTGGGTGACTGAATGGACACCATTCACCaagaatggagacacagataCAAGTTTAGAAAAGAGCTACATTTGGGGGGTGTTACACTTGATGTGCTTGGCGTCAGCCAAGAGGAGGTGTTTTGCAAGAAGCTGGATCCAGGAAGCTAAAGTTCAGAGACAGAGAGTTCAGGACTGGAGATGTAGATTGGGGAGATACATAAATCAAAATGAATCTGAGAAAAGCTTTACTCTGATGAGGCTGTGAACTGCTGACAGGTAAAGACAGGGCAGCACGTATGATCTAGTATTGATACTTAGCCCTTGGTATGAGCTCAATAACAAATAGTCAATCTCTACCACAACAGGTGTTCTTGTGGATTGGGGCTGAGGCCAACGCCACAGAGAAGGAGAGCGCTCTTGCTACCGCCCAGGAGTACCTGCACACTCACCCCAGCGGCCGCGACACCGGCACACCAATCCTGATCATTAAACAGGGGTTTGAGCCTCCCATATTCACAGGCTGGTTCCTGGCCTGGGACCCTCACATTTGG encodes the following:
- the AVIL gene encoding advillin isoform X6, whose product is MSLSSAFQAVGNDPGIITWRIKKMELALVPLNAHGTFYEGDCYIILSTRRVGSILSQDIHFWIGKDSSQDEKSCAAIYTTQLDDYLGGSPVQHREVQYHESDTFHGYFKQGIIYKKGGVASGMKHVETNTYDVKRLLHVKGKRNIRATEVEMSWDSFNRGDVFLLDLGKVIIQWNGPESSSRERLKAMLLAKHIRDRERGGHAEIGVIEGDKEAASPELMKVLQDTLGQHSIIKPAVPDEITDQQQKSNITLYHVSDSAGQLAVTDVATRPLVQGLLNHDDCYILDQSGTKIYVWKGRGATKVEKQMAMSKALNFIKMKGYPSSTNVETVSDGAESAMFKQLFQKWSVKEQTVGLGKTCSIGKIANVSQDKFDVTLLHTKPEVAAQERMVDDGNGNVEVWRIENLELVPVEHQRYGFFYGGDCYLVLYTYEVHGKLHYILYIWQGRHASQDELAASAYQAVAVDRQFDGAPVQVRVTMGKEPRHFMAIFKGKLVIFEGGTSRKGNAEPDPPVSLFQIQGNDKSNTKAVEVPAFTSSLNSNDVFLLRTQAEHYLWYGKGSSGDERAMAKELAGLLCDGTENTVAEGQEPAEFWDVLGGKTPYANDKRLQQEILDVQSRLFECSNKTGRFTVTEITDFTQDDLNPDDVMLLDTWDQVFLWIGAEANATEKESALATAQEYLHTHPSGRDTGTPILIIKQGFEPPIFTGWFLAWDPHIWSAGKSYEQLKEELGDAAAITRITADMRDTTLSLNSEPKYYPVEVLLKNQSQELPEDVNPAKKENYLSEQDFVSVFGITRGQFAALPGWKQLQMKKEKGLF